A part of Verrucomicrobiota bacterium genomic DNA contains:
- a CDS encoding helix-turn-helix domain-containing protein has protein sequence MNALNIIGPKVSWHRNRIGWSQDMLAAKLQILGMEKVSRAKVSKIEAQIIWVSDSDIYYLAEVLNVGLHDLFPEALSDPKVLANNMRELRKRRVFKK, from the coding sequence ATGAATGCACTCAATATCATAGGTCCTAAAGTAAGTTGGCATCGCAACCGCATTGGCTGGTCCCAGGACATGCTGGCGGCAAAGTTACAAATCCTCGGGATGGAGAAGGTCAGCCGGGCAAAGGTCTCCAAGATCGAGGCGCAGATCATCTGGGTCTCGGATTCCGATATCTACTACCTGGCGGAGGTTCTCAATGTCGGCCTGCACGACCTCTTTCCCGAGGCTCTTAGCGACCCGAAGGTACTCGCGAACAACATGCGGGAACTGAGGAAGCGACGTGTCTTTAAAAAATGA
- a CDS encoding DUF4236 domain-containing protein: protein MGFFRFRRSIKLFPGVLWNIGKKSSSLSFGGKGAHYTVGGPRGSRTTVGIPGTGLSYTETSGHSSSPSTTESSGCAGCLGQIIVLLLVLGGISMCVNSGKESPADKKPAAKPTATPQASATPTPQPTPAPTATPLPFPESPYWPKKVRLLKPVEFTGSVSGGTVRSTVSAGTILPAHLSEDHQSVEVRMNDLTTTIPLADTDFLKRAVARQKRLTN from the coding sequence ATGGGTTTCTTCCGCTTCCGCCGCAGCATCAAGCTCTTCCCCGGGGTTCTTTGGAACATTGGCAAGAAGAGCTCGTCACTCAGCTTTGGAGGCAAAGGTGCCCACTACACGGTAGGTGGTCCCAGAGGCAGTCGCACCACCGTGGGAATTCCTGGCACTGGTCTTTCCTACACCGAGACCTCAGGTCACTCCTCCTCTCCTTCAACAACAGAAAGCTCAGGATGTGCCGGATGCCTTGGGCAGATCATCGTGCTGTTACTCGTTCTGGGTGGCATCAGCATGTGCGTAAACAGCGGTAAAGAGTCACCCGCCGATAAGAAACCCGCGGCAAAGCCAACGGCAACCCCGCAGGCCTCGGCCACACCCACGCCCCAGCCTACCCCGGCACCTACTGCGACTCCTCTGCCCTTCCCTGAGAGCCCTTATTGGCCCAAGAAAGTGAGATTGCTCAAGCCGGTCGAGTTCACGGGTTCCGTTTCAGGAGGTACTGTGCGAAGTACAGTCTCTGCCGGTACCATCCTCCCAGCTCACCTCTCCGAGGATCATCAGAGCGTGGAGGTCCGGATGAATGACCTCACGACCACCATCCCCTTGGCCGACACGGACTTTCTAAAGAGGGCAGTTGCCCGGCAAAAGCGCCTTACTAACTAG